In Puniceicoccales bacterium, a single window of DNA contains:
- the prfB gene encoding peptide chain release factor 2 → MALPTEISTSIQELIRRSNAIANFLDVDGNRLEIMRLETEMAVDSFWENKENAQHMVTRINKLKSTIKAIVEFKQKLDDVMVLADLIDQQNDNEEYLRELLVTIANLETDMDSLELTSFLNQPMDHCNAIFSIHAGAGGTESCDWADMLFRMYMRWVERRNFVMEIQDIQEGDGIGLSSITLRLIGENAYGYAKAERGVHRLVRLSPFDANHKRHTSFSSVDVVAELEDDVEVDIKDEDIRIDTYRSSGKGGQHVNKTESAIRITHLPTGLVVTCQNERSQYKNKDLAMKTLRARVYERMQDEKRSEMDKFYGEKGEIGWGNQIRSYVFQPYQLVKDLRTGVESTNVQAVMDGNIDMFINAWLKAGCPKARKS, encoded by the coding sequence ATGGCTCTTCCAACAGAAATTAGTACGTCTATCCAAGAATTAATCAGGAGATCCAATGCCATTGCCAACTTTTTAGATGTGGACGGCAATAGGCTTGAAATCATGAGATTAGAAACGGAAATGGCCGTTGACAGTTTTTGGGAAAACAAGGAAAACGCTCAGCATATGGTAACCAGGATAAATAAATTAAAAAGCACGATCAAAGCCATTGTTGAATTTAAACAGAAACTAGACGATGTGATGGTGCTAGCAGATTTGATCGATCAGCAAAACGATAATGAAGAATATCTTCGTGAACTTCTAGTCACCATTGCGAATCTAGAGACCGATATGGACTCTCTGGAATTGACATCTTTTCTGAACCAACCCATGGATCACTGCAATGCCATATTTAGCATACATGCCGGTGCTGGCGGAACTGAATCCTGCGATTGGGCCGATATGCTGTTTCGCATGTACATGCGATGGGTCGAACGCCGAAATTTCGTCATGGAAATTCAGGACATACAGGAAGGCGATGGCATCGGTCTGAGCAGCATTACGCTCAGATTAATTGGAGAAAATGCCTATGGCTATGCAAAGGCCGAACGTGGCGTACATAGATTGGTTAGATTGAGTCCCTTCGATGCCAACCATAAGCGCCACACCTCATTTTCTTCCGTCGATGTGGTGGCCGAACTGGAAGACGATGTGGAAGTCGATATCAAGGATGAAGATATTCGAATAGATACCTATCGTTCCAGTGGAAAAGGTGGCCAACATGTCAATAAAACCGAGTCAGCTATCCGCATAACTCATCTGCCCACAGGTCTGGTGGTGACCTGCCAAAATGAAAGGTCACAGTATAAAAATAAAGATCTGGCTATGAAGACACTTAGAGCGAGGGTTTATGAAAGAATGCAGGATGAAAAGCGTTCGGAAATGGATAAATTCTATGGAGAAAAAGGTGAAATAGGATGGGGCAATCAAATTCGCAGCTATGTATTTCAGCCCTATCAATTGGTAAAAGATCTGCGCACCGGCGTGGAAAGTACAAATGTACAGGCCGTCATGGATGGCAATATAGATATGTTTATAAATGCTTGGTTGAAAGCAGGTTGCCCGAAGGCAAGAAAATCATAA
- a CDS encoding polynucleotide adenylyltransferase, translated as MLHDLTNLAFAGKLSKIISTLHSAGAKCYFVGGCVRDAILNEPITDIDIEVFNINSEKLSVLLAKDHRIDQVGKSFGVIKVHDLGVDISVPRIEEKIGETHRDFSIAERINMDISSAAVRRDFTMNALYFDPLKNHVIDQFGGMKDIENKILRHTSEKFIEDPLRVLRAMQFAARFNLTVADETIKISSKLSCDNISAERILEEWKKLLLFGKTPSRGIRFLRACGWLKYFPEISNLVGCEQDILSHPEGDVFEHICIALDHLPQVRNGKFFDDMVVGFALLCHDFGKPATTFRNETGVHGSYHHGKHGVIPAKAFLERMRMPKSMVTQILPLVKHHMAIRDVIKVNDMDSGIRALANKVGRIDLLIKISLCDTFRRFKPHGSNEALVKAQAEKLGILSSKPSPILLGRHLIGLGLTPDKKFRKLLDLAFEAQLKGKFQDEPGAIGFIKNFI; from the coding sequence ATGTTACATGATCTTACAAATCTGGCTTTCGCAGGCAAACTAAGTAAAATCATATCGACTTTGCATTCCGCCGGAGCGAAATGTTATTTTGTTGGTGGATGTGTTAGGGATGCAATTCTCAATGAACCCATCACCGACATAGATATCGAAGTTTTTAACATTAATTCGGAAAAACTTTCGGTTCTATTGGCAAAAGACCATAGAATTGACCAGGTGGGAAAGAGCTTCGGCGTCATAAAGGTTCATGACCTAGGCGTGGATATTTCCGTACCAAGAATCGAAGAAAAAATTGGTGAAACTCACAGGGATTTTTCCATAGCCGAAAGGATTAATATGGATATCAGCAGTGCCGCAGTCCGCAGAGACTTTACCATGAATGCCTTATATTTTGACCCATTAAAAAATCATGTAATTGACCAATTTGGCGGCATGAAAGATATTGAAAACAAAATACTTAGGCATACTAGTGAAAAATTTATCGAAGACCCCTTGAGAGTACTTCGGGCCATGCAATTTGCGGCCAGATTTAATTTGACTGTGGCCGATGAAACCATCAAAATTTCCAGCAAACTTTCCTGTGATAATATTTCTGCCGAACGAATTTTAGAAGAATGGAAAAAATTGCTACTGTTTGGCAAAACACCATCCAGAGGCATCAGATTTCTTAGAGCCTGTGGGTGGCTAAAATATTTTCCAGAAATAAGTAATCTTGTTGGCTGTGAACAGGATATTTTGTCTCACCCCGAAGGAGATGTTTTTGAACATATATGCATTGCATTGGATCATCTTCCTCAGGTTAGGAATGGTAAATTTTTTGACGACATGGTGGTTGGGTTTGCATTGCTATGTCATGATTTTGGCAAACCAGCCACCACCTTTCGTAATGAAACAGGGGTACACGGCAGCTACCATCATGGCAAACATGGCGTAATTCCAGCTAAAGCATTTTTAGAGCGAATGCGTATGCCAAAATCTATGGTTACCCAAATCCTACCATTGGTAAAGCACCACATGGCCATTAGAGATGTGATAAAAGTTAATGATATGGATTCCGGCATACGTGCTTTGGCAAATAAGGTTGGTCGAATAGATCTATTGATAAAAATATCCCTTTGCGACACATTTCGGAGGTTTAAACCCCACGGATCAAATGAGGCATTGGTTAAAGCACAAGCCGAAAAACTTGGCATTTTATCGTCGAAACCTAGCCCCATACTGCTTGGACGTCATCTAATAGGCCTCGGATTGACGCCGGATAAAAAATTCAGAAAATTGCTAGATCTGGCTTTTGAAGCCCAATTGAAAGGCAAATTTCAAGATGAGCCAGGTGCCATCGGATTCATCAAGAATTTTATTTAA
- a CDS encoding MATE family efflux transporter — translation MLTKYKSGSIAELWAVSWPMMMASMSNYFVCLADRIILAKYSTEAFTAASGAHPFYWLNVRTMMAFIAVTSVFVGYFNGTKKYHHIGNVVWQTIFVSFAYWIILIPMIIYAKALLAEPIEELGTPYLRITLAFLPFSLAGFGSIGSFFIGRGETLIMPLVSIVSNLINVVADFVFVFGKFGVPEMGIRGAAYATGLSNVTSFVIFLMIFLKKNYAEKFHTNVAKLSPNLLKRCFSIGLPTSMNSLINSIGTAVVFQIIAKFCSHDDLVSYSIASSVYMFFRFVLDGIGKGVCSIASNSIACGELQTIRRLFISSLKVTCIFAVITSFFMIINTNMVVYWFSNDDYQKGTDSILNSMLFWTWVTIIIESVRWSLQNILISAGDTRFTTISNILCFWLFAFFPTVLLICKFGHVASVCWIFFAVDNVMRILSNLRRVTSIKFKNKAMNLSYY, via the coding sequence ATGTTAACGAAATACAAATCTGGTAGTATTGCAGAGTTATGGGCAGTGTCCTGGCCTATGATGATGGCATCCATGTCTAACTATTTTGTTTGCCTTGCAGATCGGATAATTTTAGCAAAATATTCCACCGAGGCATTTACTGCAGCTTCCGGAGCACATCCATTTTATTGGTTAAACGTACGGACGATGATGGCTTTCATCGCAGTTACCAGTGTATTTGTTGGTTATTTCAATGGTACAAAAAAATATCATCATATAGGCAATGTAGTATGGCAGACCATATTTGTTTCATTTGCCTATTGGATAATTTTGATTCCCATGATAATATATGCCAAGGCGCTGCTGGCAGAACCGATTGAAGAACTTGGTACACCTTATCTTAGAATAACATTGGCATTTTTACCATTTTCATTGGCCGGATTTGGATCCATAGGGTCATTTTTTATTGGCCGAGGTGAAACTCTGATAATGCCATTGGTATCGATTGTGTCAAATTTAATAAACGTTGTGGCAGATTTTGTTTTTGTGTTTGGAAAATTTGGAGTACCAGAGATGGGGATAAGGGGCGCTGCCTATGCCACGGGGTTATCTAATGTTACTTCCTTTGTCATATTTTTGATGATATTTTTAAAAAAAAATTATGCGGAAAAATTTCATACCAACGTGGCAAAATTATCGCCAAATCTATTGAAAAGGTGTTTTTCCATAGGGTTACCTACTTCCATGAATTCATTGATAAATTCCATTGGTACGGCCGTGGTGTTTCAAATTATAGCAAAGTTTTGTTCCCACGACGATTTGGTTTCCTATAGCATAGCTTCGTCGGTGTATATGTTTTTTCGGTTTGTTTTGGATGGCATTGGCAAGGGCGTATGTTCCATTGCATCCAATAGTATAGCCTGTGGCGAGCTTCAAACCATTAGGCGCCTATTTATTTCATCGCTTAAGGTAACCTGTATATTTGCTGTGATAACTAGTTTTTTTATGATTATCAATACAAATATGGTAGTTTATTGGTTTTCCAATGATGATTACCAGAAAGGCACAGATAGTATATTGAATTCCATGTTATTTTGGACCTGGGTAACCATAATCATTGAAAGCGTAAGATGGTCGTTACAAAATATACTAATTTCCGCTGGCGATACTAGGTTCACCACCATTTCGAATATATTATGTTTTTGGCTTTTTGCATTTTTCCCCACAGTTTTACTGATATGCAAATTTGGCCATGTTGCGTCAGTATGTTGGATATTTTTTGCCGTGGATAATGTGATGAGAATTTTGTCTAATTTGCGAAGAGTTACTTCAATAAAATTCAAAAATAAAGCCATGAATTTGTCTTATTACTGA